In the bacterium genome, CGCGTTTGCGACATCAAGGAGTGTCCTTCTCACAGGAGCAGTGAACAGATCATCATCAAGAGATAAGGCGCACAAGTAGCCGTCGAGAATACCGGTGCCGCCGATCGTCCACGTGTCCTGAAGTAAGTCTCTCAGCGCGTTTACGCTTAGATCGGGTCGAATATTCCAGATGAACGCCGCCAACCCTGTCACCTGAGGCGTGGCCATGGAAGTTCCCTGATAAAATGCTAGCAAATCTCCGGAGTTCGGCTGACACGACGCCGGATTCAAACTGGTTTCAGGCTGAATGCACGGCCCACAGACAAACTCACCCATCGTGCGCAGGTCAGGCACGAAACTTGAAAAGGCTGAGCTCGTGTAATCCGCCTGTGAGCTTCCAACGATAATGACATTTGTCAGCGGAAATTCTGCTGCCGGAACTTGGGAGCGCACCCAATCCCATGCTATGATCAGTTTAAGCGATCCCAAGAAACCCACCGTGTCGGGGAATACCATCGCAGCCGGAGTATCGAAGACCTTTGCAGTGTTCCAAGGAGAGCTGTACTTGGCAAAACGACTCTCGTCAGTTAGTTGCCTGATATTTCCTGCGGCAGACAAATGCAGGAAGTCTTCTCGTCGTGGTGCAGCGAGCATTCGCCAATGCAAGGCATAGACCGCGCGCTGGACCTTGGAGAGGGACGATATCTGTGCATTGTACCCCAAGCTTGTATTCAAGAGAAAGCGCTCATTGGGCAGGTGCTGAGCTATCGTCGAGATTATCCCTTGCCAGCTTAGTCCGCCAACTATTAACGACTGAACATCGAGCAAAAGGTTTGAGCCCGGATGTACACCAGTAGCGCCGTTGGCATCATAGTCGGCCGCCAAGATTCCACAAACGTGAAAACCATGATTCCCGGCAAAGGCGCCGTTGGCATCCGCAGTCGTCGTAAGTGTCCCGCCGCCGGTGAGAAATGATTGAGCTGAGATGTCGGAGTGTGGCACGTTGGTGAAATAGAGATCTGGGACGAGTGCGGTTACGGGAGCAGCCTGATTCTCGGCCAAGGCGCGCAAATTCCAGAGGGCAGGAGCCTTCATCATTCCGATGCTGCCGATATTGCCTGAACCCGCGGGCGGCAAGTCTCGTCCCGGTTGCGGTTCGGGATACGACGCTACTGCTGAAAACGTACCGAATGCAAAAAGGAACGCGCCACTTTCGAGTAGCGTTACGCCAGCGCTATCGGCTTCTGCCTTCGTTTGCACTTCAGGAATCTCCAGAGTCATGAAGATATTACTTGAATCCATGCCTACTATCAATGCATCGATTTCAGTTAGAGCAGCATTTACTTGTTGGATAGTAGCGCTGGGATTGAGGACGCAATCCAAGCGTGTCCGCATGAACCCGTCAATGTCAATTTCATCTTCCTTGGCTGGAATGTGGGGAAAATCGTAAACCGCGTCGATCGCGGGCGAACTTGGTACCCCCGTCAACATGACTCCCCGTGGTTCGCAATTGGACCCGGAACATGGCGCTGGCCCTGAAGCAAAGATGTAGTTGACCATGAACACAGCGTCGGAGATGTCAGTTTGACTACTGCAATTGAAGTCCCCCAGAGCATCATCAATCGGCATCGGACCGCCGGCGAATATGAAGTTGATTAGATAGACAGCATCTGCGATATCAATCTGGTTAGATGCGTTTACGTCACCGCAGATTGCTGCTTCTGCCCGGTTAGTCAATCCAGCGACCGCAAGCAAAGCTAGCAGTACTAAAGAAATTCGTATGAGTTGTACTGGCGCCATCATCTGCCATCGATCTCCAGTCATGGAATTTGCCCTGATTCTTAATCTTGAGTGTACGAGACAAAATAGAGAATCTCGCAGAATTGTCAATCGAAAGTCCGTAAAATGGAGCCATTTATTCCCCTATGCTTTTCTCTGAACTGCCTCCTGTCCTTTGCTTCGAAAGGAGATTGCAACAGATTGGAAGATCTGCATCAGCATCCCCTACACCTCAAACGTCCGCTTGCAGAAATACGACCGCACCGAACCATCCGACTGCTTCTGTGACCAAACTTCGAAACCCTTCTTGTTGACCGCGTCCAGAAGTGGCGCCGGCACAAACGGCGTGATCAATTCATAGATCTCACCAGCTTTGAGTTTTTCAAGGTCGCTCATCACTCTGCCGAGCGGATGCTCCCCTGCTTCAAGAATCGGCGCGGCATCAAGCAAAGCCGCAATCTTTGTCTGCGCAAACCAATCCGGAACTGAGTCAATATCGGGCTTATCGGCTGCGCCGCCCTTCCACTGCTCTTCAATGCCAAGCTCTTTGCGCAGAGTGTTGATCAGGACTCCGATCGATACTTCGCCGATCTTCGCCACCTGTTGCAATGTCGCCACCTTTGCGACCGTCTTGCGCAACAGCGGATTTTTCAATTTTGCGTAAGCCGGTGATAGTTTCATCAGCGGCGCTTCCAACTGCGGGTATCGGTCAAGCAGCGGACCGATTTTGGTATCGGGTGTGATGGTTAAGATTTCAACTTGTGATATTGTTATTCCTTCCTTTAGTCTTTCGCGTACTCAAGCAAACGTTGCTGTCCATCGAGAGCGCGCTTGTCGGTCAGATCCTGGCTCACTTCGAGCGTTCCGAGATACTCTCCCTTCTTGTCGCGCAGTGCGAAGTACTCAATGTGAATAAACCGCCCCTTAATCGTAATCCAGAATGGCGCTCGCGATTGTTTCCCTGCGCGAAAATCCT is a window encoding:
- a CDS encoding S8 family serine peptidase, encoding MMAPVQLIRISLVLLALLAVAGLTNRAEAAICGDVNASNQIDIADAVYLINFIFAGGPMPIDDALGDFNCSSQTDISDAVFMVNYIFASGPAPCSGSNCEPRGVMLTGVPSSPAIDAVYDFPHIPAKEDEIDIDGFMRTRLDCVLNPSATIQQVNAALTEIDALIVGMDSSNIFMTLEIPEVQTKAEADSAGVTLLESGAFLFAFGTFSAVASYPEPQPGRDLPPAGSGNIGSIGMMKAPALWNLRALAENQAAPVTALVPDLYFTNVPHSDISAQSFLTGGGTLTTTADANGAFAGNHGFHVCGILAADYDANGATGVHPGSNLLLDVQSLIVGGLSWQGIISTIAQHLPNERFLLNTSLGYNAQISSLSKVQRAVYALHWRMLAAPRREDFLHLSAAGNIRQLTDESRFAKYSSPWNTAKVFDTPAAMVFPDTVGFLGSLKLIIAWDWVRSQVPAAEFPLTNVIIVGSSQADYTSSAFSSFVPDLRTMGEFVCGPCIQPETSLNPASCQPNSGDLLAFYQGTSMATPQVTGLAAFIWNIRPDLSVNALRDLLQDTWTIGGTGILDGYLCALSLDDDLFTAPVRRTLLDVANAFGDSIPDGSFDEHDLARFRERLEFFEQLRIGIPSPAQDYSRFDLNGDGFTGGDYATRFDLDVDSPPSYGPITQTLQNGTQHFEENTVTDRDILCYYANSPLYQGQDLDVRDSLMIELGCPVCTGAKNSPNDCVDVWTLEVDFPGAVYDDAPLAVRVGRVGDFGTIWEPNVTVEYNVSGGSVLPLSTTTDASGLATTTATIDALAAAIDIEIVASVSGTVVATGSAHAVKAAVVQVYERQTSLDVYGPPSDYFGSYSDSRTNSQQLNNPEAGVSGAATSFVSHNSSLVVHEDLNVYVFTVGGGGTGDAYVSLSGEGCAEGASGQNASAGIVGGTAWFFEIFGSQEVKFTLELQTSFSNSNSFGAFGDGIAEAALRNLPGGFIVNLTTGPSHPERDTVITGLLGPGKYYFLGLCTQYASAGASPPSNCSSSASSSTSLNAVLTLEVPALPIVRKSFSGQSRKE
- a CDS encoding DUF2249 domain-containing protein, which produces MKLSPAYAKLKNPLLRKTVAKVATLQQVAKIGEVSIGVLINTLRKELGIEEQWKGGAADKPDIDSVPDWFAQTKIAALLDAAPILEAGEHPLGRVMSDLEKLKAGEIYELITPFVPAPLLDAVNKKGFEVWSQKQSDGSVRSYFCKRTFEV